The following proteins are encoded in a genomic region of Vanessa tameamea isolate UH-Manoa-2023 chromosome 4, ilVanTame1 primary haplotype, whole genome shotgun sequence:
- the LOC113394561 gene encoding F-box/SPRY domain-containing protein 1 — MNTYDNDISHYAIAELVPDHFLENIFSYLNLRDLKNCALVCKTWLRILSDENNDVWRLHCVKRLAEEVMKSDLLSNLATYKSKLRAFYHAWSPYDCSRNIYIKPNGFTLHRNPVAQSTDACRGKIGFYRGRHSWEVIWEGPLGTVAVIGVSTKEAPLQCQGYVGLLGSDDHSWGWNLVDNQLIHNGDTHGRYPILNNCPKYQVGERIRVILDCEGHTLSFERNHEFLGVAFRGLPYKKKLYPTVSAVYGNTEVSMIYLGVPADG; from the exons atGAACACATATGATAATGATATAAGTCACTATGCTATTGCAGAACTGGTCCCGGATCATTttctagaaaatatattttcatatttaaacttGCGAGATCTCAAAAATTGCGCATTAGTGTGTAAAACTTGGCTTAGAATTTTAAGTGACGAAAATAATGATGTTTGGAGATTGCATTGCGTTAAAAGACTGGCCGAAGAAGTCATGAAGTCTGATTTGCTTTCCAATCTAGCAACCTATAAGTCTAAGTTAAGAGCATTCTATCATGCATGGAGTCCGTACGATTGTTCtaggaatatttatattaaacctaATGGCTTTACTTTACACAG AAATCCAGTAGCACAAAGCACTGATGCATGTCGAGGAAAAATTGGCTTTTATAGAGGTAGACATTCGTGGGAAGTTATTTGGGAAGGGCCACTGGGTACAGTAGCAGTGATTGGAGTATCAACTAAAGAAGCCCCATTACAATGTCAAGGCTATGTAGGCCTTTTAGGTTCTGATGATCACAGCTGGGGTTGGAATTTAGTtgataatcaattaatacataatGGTGACACTCATGGACGTTATCCTATACTTAATAACTGCCCCAAATATCAA GTCGGAGAACGCATCAGAGTAATTCTAGACTGTGAAGGACACACATTATCATTTGAGAGAAATCATGAATTTCTGGGAGTGGCTTTCCGAG GCCTtccatacaaaaaaaagttatatcctACTGTATCAGCTGTTTATGGTAACACAGAGGTTTCCATGATCTACCTTGGGGTACCAGCAGATGGGTAA
- the LOC113394560 gene encoding transmembrane protein 164, translating into MFEWAYSGANKAVPRNVGPECAYYLSPQRQIIETIIVTTTCVYIMIKTFPKLEIPKENTYIKCDRGGKRLLVILLALLWGMEIGFKFASRTVIYLLNPCHVTTLIQIYLLAAPPTKTVTALFRIHLNLLNGPLLAFLFPETASRTILAEAALYWIQHGMMFVIPYYLLRIGGVYNVEPLWDFNWSIFSYCLNMIYHFIVLQVIAIPAQVNLNHMLCPAILDPFDGPWYRIAAVIHQAILCPLLCKLFCLVADFCLTKFPPTKVKPHMKDHLQDKKLNEYVE; encoded by the exons atGTTCGAATGGGCTTATAGTGGTGCTAATAAAGCTGTACCCCGAAATGTCGGCCCTGAATGTGCATATTATTTATCACCTCAAAGGCAAATTATCGAAACTATAATAGTAACAACGACCTGCGTATATATTATG attaaaacATTTCCAAAATTGGAAATTCCCAAAGAGaatacgtatataaaatgtGATAGAGGTGGTAAAAGACTACTAGTTATTCTACTTGCTCTTTTATGGGGAATGGAAATTGGTTTTAAGTTTGCATCAAGgactgtaatatatttgttgaatCCCTGTCATGTTACAACATTAATTCAA atttatttattgGCCGCTCCGCCTACCAAGACAGTCACCGCATTATTCCGTATTCACTTAAACTTATTAAATGGTCCGCTGCTAGCCTTTCTTTTTCCAGAGACAGCTTCAAGAACG attttagCAGAGGCTGCATTGTACTGGATACAACATGGAATGATGTTTGTGATACCCTACTATCTATTAAGAATTGGTG GTGTATATAACGTAGAGCCTCTTTGGGATTTTAATTGGTCTATTTTTAGCTActgtttaaatatgatatatcacTTCATTGTTCTGCAAGTGATTGCAATA cCAGCTCAGGTGAATTTAAATCACATGCTATGCCCAGCAATCTTGGATCCATTTGATGGCCCTTGGTACCGCATAGCGGCCGTGATACACCAAGCCATTCTTTGTCCACTTCTGTGCAAACTTTTTTGTTTGGTCGCCGACTTTTGTTTGACAAAATTCCCACCAACTAAAGTTAAACCACACATGAAAGATCATTTACAAGATAAGAAGTTGAATGAGTATGTTGAATAG